From the Fulvia fulva chromosome 2, complete sequence genome, one window contains:
- a CDS encoding Glutathione S-transferase-like protein OpS6: protein MDSIKQALDAVTDVKPEKPIKLYSHPGGPNPWKVAIILSELSIPYVNIIMDFSELKQAPFESQFPNGRVPAIEDPNTNLKLWESGAIIEYLLATYDTTNSLSYTTGPEKWNQKCWLHFQTSGQGPYFGQRAWFILYHPEKDLKSCLDRYGNEIRRVLGVIDSHLKQSGTEYLVGNKVSYADLAFVPWHWLLEYPPHIMGEEFVGEWKEKYPVCWAWYQKLQERPAVKKCRDERMEAIANSKK from the exons ATGGATTCCATCAAGCAAGCCCTCGACGCCGTAACAGACGTCAAGCCCGAAAAACCCATCAAGCTCTACAGTCACCCCGGT GGCCCCAACCCGTGGAAGGTGGCCATAATCCTCTCAGAACTCTCGATCCCCTACGTAAACATCATCATGGACTTCTCCGAACTCAAGCAAGCCCCCTTCGAATCCCAATTCCCCAACGGCCGCGTCCCCGCCATCGAGGACCCCAACACAAACCTCAAACTCTGGGAGTCTGGCGCAATAATCGAATACCTCCTGGCGACCTACGACACGACCAACTCCCTCTCCTACACCACCGGCCCCGAAAAGTGGAACCAGAAGTGCTGGCTGCACTTCCAAACTTCCGGCCAAGGTCCCTATTTCGGTCAACGTGCGTGGTTCATACTCTACCATCCTGAGAAAGATTTGAAGAGTTGTCTCGATCGGTACGGTAACGAGATCAGACGCGTGCTTGGAGTCATCGACTCGCACCTCAAGCAGTCAGGAACGGAGTATCTAGTCGGCAACAAGGTATCGTATGCGGATCTGGCTTTTGTGCCGTGGCATTGGCTGTTGGAGTATCCACCGCACATCATGGGCGAGGAGTTTGTGGGCGAGTGGAAGGAGAAGTATCCGGTTTGTTGGGCTTGGTATCAGAAGTTGCAGGAGCGCCCGGCGGTGAAGAAGTGTAGGGATGAGAGGATGGAGGCTATTGCGAATAGTAAGAAGTAG
- a CDS encoding Lipase B, protein MLCTMSPLVVLILLFSVQTTIASPIVERRAPTFVFDGDAPFSVSANDLAASLTCPYGNPSAASPPVLLIHGTATTGQESWGDGYVPALKANGFTACYITIPNRAMGDMQVNAEYVAYNIHAISSLSGNIPTAVITHSQGGPVTQWALQFWPSTRSVTRAFVALSPDFHGVELLNSDSLLSNICSSGICQASLWQQSAGSHWYDTLHAHEFSAQVPTTSIWTQFDGVVTPAGGNAQLPGANVVSVQSLCPLRPDSHVTMTISSAAYALALDALRNNGVASMARVRRKALNICLRFAAPGMNVNIAKDIGSLLENLVDGVLLGGPKLKAEPAIAAHAQ, encoded by the exons ATGCTCTGTACAATGTCTCCACTCGTTGTTCTGATTCTACTGTTCTCTGTACAGACCACGATCGCTAGCCCAATTGTTGAAAGACGGGCTCCGACCTTTGTCTTCGATGGGGACGCGCCTTTCTCGGTCAGCGCCAATGACTTGGCAGCATCGCTTACCTGTCCATATGGCAATCCATCAGCTGCGTCGCCACCTGTACTGCTCATTCACGGCACCGCAACAACAGGACAAGAATCATGGGGCGATGGCTATGTTCCAGCTTTGAAGGCCAACGGCTTCACAGCATGCTACATCACAATCC CCAACCGCGCCATGGGCGACATGCAAGTCAACGCCGAATACGTCGCCTACAACATCCACGCCATCTCCTCCCTCTCCGGCAACATTCCCACAGCCGTCATAACCCACTCCCAAGGCGGTCCCGTAACGCAGTGGGCCCTCCAATTCTGGCCGAGCACACGATCAGTCACCCGCGCCTTCGTCGCCCTTTCACCGGATTTCCACGGCGTTGAGCTACTGAACAGCGACAGTCTCTTGTCCAACATCTGCTCCAGCGGGATCTGCCAGGCGTCACTGTGGCAGCAAAGTGCTGGAAGCCACTGGTACGATACGTTGCATGCACACGAATTCTCCGCGCAAGTTCCCACCACTAGCATCTGGACGCAATTCGATGGTGTTGTTACGCCGGCGGGAGGGAATGCACAG CTTCCCGGCGCGAACGTCGTGTCGGTGCAAAGCTTATGTCCACTTCGACCGGATAGTCATGTTACAATGACGATCTCAAGCGCTGCTTATGCGTTGGCGCTTGACGCTTTGAGAAACAATGGTGTTGCCAGCATGGCAAGGGTAAGGAGGAAGGCTCTAAATATCTGCTTGAGATTTGCAGCACCCGGGATGAATGTGAACATCGCCAAGGACATCGGATCTTTGCTGGAGAACTTGGTCGATGGAGTACTTCTCGGTGGTCCGAAGCTGAAGGCGGAACCTGCTATTGCTGCTCATGCCCAATAG
- a CDS encoding Heat shock protein hsp88, giving the protein MSVVGLDLGTQNSVIAVARNKGVDVITNEVSNRATPSLVGFGPKARYLGESAKTQEVSNLKNTVGSLTRLAGRSLQDPDVQIEQEFVSAPLCEVNGQVGAEVTYMGEKQKFSATQLIAMFLTKIRDTASKELRLPVNDMVISVPAWYTDAQRRGLLDAAEVAGLKVLRLINETTATALGYGITKLDLPTAEEKPRRTAFIDIGASNYTATIAEFRKGELKIISTAYDRHFGGRNFDKAIVDHFRDEFKERNRIDIYENPKARVRVAAAVEKLKKVLSANAMAPINIESLMNDVDVRGMLKREEMEELPGVKALLQRATVPLEQALADAKLKAEDIDFVELVGGCTRVPALKAAIQNFFGKPLNYTMNADEAIARGCAFSCAILSPVFRVRDFSVQDVVNYPIEFAWEKSPDIPDEDTNLTVFNRGNAMPSTKILTFYRKQPFELEAKYAKPEQLPGKINPWIGRFSVKGVKAEGKEDFMICKLKARLNLHGVLNVEQGYYVEEQEIEEPITEEKKDGDVSTIQHLNSVRPAFISSEEEERSLECTATDLRNLRSSPEQDRAAKRSKPNEPLLTNRQAMDTDDKANGEAKAPVKTRKVKKQVRKGDLPLSAGTASLDQAAKDNYMEKEGQMVSEDKLVAETEDKKNELESEIYAMRAKIEEPYESNGYSDFASDEEKEKIRAKCEELEDWLYDDGEDAKKAQYVAKLDELRASAGPVIQRFNDKRQEEEDARRRIAEEAAAKKRAEEEAAKKAAEEKRKAEEAAKIMNDGSDAAPQKPDEEMKDADQPAEVEEA; this is encoded by the exons ATGTCGGTCGTCGGTCTCGACCTCGGGACGCAAAACAGTGTCATT GCTGTTGCGCGGAATAAGGGTGTCGATGTCATCACCAACGAAGTCTCGAACCGTGCGACTCCCTCCCTCGTAGGCTTTGGTCCTAAGGCACGATACTTGGGCGAGTCCGCAAAGACGCAGGAAGTCTCGAACCTCAAGAACACCGTCGGCTCCCTCACACGACTCGCCGGCCGCTCATTACAAGATCCCGATGTACAGATCGAGCAAGAGTTTGTCTCGGCGCCGCTGTGCGAGGTCAATGGCCAGGTCGGCGCCGAGGTCACATACATGGGCGAGAAGCAGAAGTTCTCAGCTACCCAGCTGATTGCCATGTTCCTCACCAAGATCCGTGACACCGCATCGAAAGAGCTGAGACTACCCGTGAACGACATGGTCATCTCCGTTCCAGCATGGTATACCGACGCACAGCGTAGAGGCTTGTTGGACGCAGCAGAGGTGGCCGGCTTGAAGGTGCTCCGATTGATCAACGAGACAACCGCGACCGCTCTTGGCTACGGTATCACAAAGCTCGACCTACCGACCGCAGAGGAGAAGCCACGACGAACCGCATTCATCGACATTGGTGCTAGCAATTACACCGCGACAATCGCAGAGTTCCGCAAGGGTGAGCTCAAGATCATCTCTACCGCCTACGACAGGCATTTCGGTGGTCGCAACTTCGACAAGGCCATTGTCGACCACTTCAGGGACGAATTCAAGGAAAGAAACAGGATTG ACATCTACGAGAACCCCAAGGCGCGTGTGCGTGTCGCAGCGGCAGTCGAGAAGCTGAAGAAGGTCCTATCTGCCAACGCAATGGCACCAATCAACATCGAGTCCCTCATGAACGATGTGGACGTACGAGGCATGCTTAAGCGTGAGGAAATGGAAGAACTCCCAGGTGTCAAGGCCCTCCTGCAGCGTGCAACCGTGCCCCTCGAGCAGGCTCTCGCAGATGCCAAGCTCAAGGCGGAAGACATCGACTTCGTTGAGCTTGTTGGTGGTTGCACTCGTGTACCAGCACTCAAGGCCGCTATCCAGAACTTCTTCGGCAAGCCACTCAACTACACCATGAACGCCGACGAGGCCATCGCCAGAGGCTGCGCTTTCAGCTGTGCCATCCTTTCGCCAGTTTTCCGTGTCCGCGACTTCAGCGTGCAGGACGTGGTCAACTACCCAATCGAGTTCGCCTGGGAAAAGTCGCCGGACATTCCAGACGAAGACACCAACCTCACCGTCTTCAACCGAGGCAACGCGATGCCATCGACCAAGATCCTCACATTTTACCGCAAACAGCCATTCGAGCTCGAGGCCAAGTACGCCAAGCCTGAGCAGCTTCCCGGTAAGATCAACCCATGGATTGGTCGATTCAGCGTGAAGGGCGTCAAGGCAGAGGGCAAGGAGGATTTCATGATCTGCAAGCTCAAGGCTCGCCTGAACCTGCACGGTGTGCTCAACGTCGAGCAAGGATACTACGTAGAGGAGCAGGAGATTGAAGAGCCTATTACAGAGGAGAAGAAGGACGGTGATGTGAGTACTATCCAGCATTTGAATTCTGTGCGACCTGCTTTTATTTCGAGCGAAGAGGAGGAAAGATCGCTCGAGTGCACAGCAACCGACTTGCGGAACCTGCGCAGCTCTCCGGAGCAAGATCGAGCGGCAAAGCGATCGAAGCCGAACGAACCATTGCTGACAAACCGACAGGCAATGGACACCGATGATAAGGCCAACGGCGAGGCCAAAGCACCCGTCAAGACGCGCAAGGTCAAGAAGCAAGTCCGCAAGGGCGACCTCCCTCTGTCCGCCGGCACCGCCTCGCTCGACCAGGCTGCCAAGGACAACTACATGGAGAAGGAAGGCCAGATGGTGTCAGAGGACAAGCTTGTCGCGGAGACCGAAGACAAGAAGAACGAGCTCGAGTCGGAGATCTACGCCATGCGTGCGAAGATCGAGGAGCCATACGAGAGTAACGGATACTCAGACTTTGCCAGTGATgaggagaaggagaagaTTCGGGCGAAGTGCGAAGAGCTCGAG GACTGGCTTTACGACGACGGCGAAGATGCCAAGAAGGCACAATACGTCGCCAAGCTTGACGAACTCCGCGCATCTGCTGGCCCAGTTATCCAGCGCTTCAACGACAAGCGACAAGAAGAGGAAGACGCACGAAGAAGGATCGCCGAAGAGGCCGCAGCCAAGAAGCGCGCAGAAGAGGAGGCAGCAAAGAAGGCCGCCGAGGAGAAGCGGAAAGCTGAGGAGGCTGCAAAGATTATGAACGATGGCTCTGATGCTGCCCCGCAGAAGCCGGACGAGGAGATGAAGGATGCCGACCAACCTGCTGAGGTCGAGGAGGCTTAG
- a CDS encoding Phenylacetyl-CoA ligase epaB, which yields MNYIRFLHEQRPADPEAIIFIDAENPDRTVTWRQYYSMVQRLAAGLRHLGLKKSECVALMSRNDVCYYIFADAVVLAGGIFIGLPFESKVAELEGHLKAADVKWIFAEPRLLEQAHAAFAAVGLLESHVLAFDAAELYSGVEDSFSALLRTEEPSTKEQFDASIGGEQTCFRFLTSGSTGTPKAAEISHACSIARIQQSSKVIPGGDVRQLQVIAMYHATGVLTHVRAVTGRVVAYITAKPDAATTIDYVEKYGITDMILHPRLAEDLAEVVQSGARDKQALRSFRGARIGGSLCRDSTVKALKAVLRDDAHVTISYGSTEAWTLASLVPRMTYVADHVGGQMPDIEVIVVDPETLEEVGVNKEGEICARGPTVFSGYANNPEATKTTFVTRKDGVWFRTGDKGVFSSVHQQLRITGRYKEIFKVGSEEVAPAEVEAELLKHPALTDTTVTSTDGRRKVGDLEVMAYVVSKDDTLSAQDVVDFVASRVSAWKAPTGGVTFCDGIPRTAHGKIDRKALSNASVQERSARYLSVA from the exons ATGAACTACATCAGGTTTCTGCATGAGCAGCGTCCAGCGGATCCGGAAGCAATT ATCTTCATCGATGCCGAGAACCCGGACCGGACAGTGACATGGCGGCAGTATTACTCGATGGTACAAAGACTGGCTGCCGGACTTCGGCACCTAGGTCTCAAAAAGTCGGAGTGTGTGGCACTTATGAGCCGCAATGATGTCTGCTACTACATCTTTGCGGACGCAGTCGTCCTCGCCGGTGGCATTTTCATCGGCTTGCCGTTCGAGAGCAAGGTTGCTGAGCTTGAGGGACATCTGAAAGCTGCAGATGTGAAGTGGATATTCGCCGAGCCTCGATTGCTTGAGCAGGCTCATGCTGCTTTCGCCGCTGTGGGCCTCCTAGAATCACATGTGCTCGCATTCGATGCCGCAGAACTGTACAGCGGTGTTGAGGACTCCTTCAGTGCGTTGCTTCGGACTGAGGAGCCCTCGACAAAGGAGCAATTCGATGCCTCAATCGGAGGAGAGCAGACATGCTTCAGATTCTTGACCAGCGGCAGCACTGGAACTCCAAAGGCCGCCGAGATCTCGCACGCGTGTTCCATAGCTCGGATTCAGCAATCGTCCAAGGTCATACCTGGCGGCGACGTTCGGCAACTCCAGGTCATCGCCATGTACCATGCCACTGGTGTGCTCACCCACGTAAGAGCCGTGACAGGGCGTGTGGTAGCGTACATAACCGCAAAGCCGGATGCGGCGACGACCATCGACTATGTCGAGAAGTACGGCATAACAGACATGATTCTACATCCCCGACTGGCAGAGGACTTGGCGGAAGTTGTTCAGAGTGGCGCTCGGGACAAGCAGGCGCTGAGGTCGTTTCGAGGAGCCAGGATTGGAGGGAGTCTGTGCCGGGACAGCACTGTCAAGGCTCTCAAAGCAGTGTTGCGGGACGATGCACATGTTACGATCTCGTATGGATCGACGGAAGCGTGGACTTTGGCGAGCCTTGTGCCGAGAATGACTTATGTTGCAGACCATGTTGGTGGTCAGATGCCGGATATCGAGGTCATCGTTGTTGACCCTGAGACGCTGGAAGAAGTGGGTGTTAATAAGGAAGGGGAGATCTGTGCCCGCGGTCCGACAGTTTTCAGTGGGTATGCAAATAATCCTGAAGCGACCAAGACGACTTTTGTGACAAGGAAAGACGGCGTGTGGTTCCGCACGGGAGATAAAGGTGTCTTTTCGTCGGTGCATCAACAGCTGAGGATCACTGGCCGCTACAAGGAGATCTTCAAGGTTGGCTCCGAGGAGGTAGCGCCTGCTGAAGTCGAAGCAGAGCTGTTGAAGCACCCTGCATTGACAGATACAACCGTGACCTCGACAGACGGACGACGGAAGGTCGGCGATCTTGAAGTCATGGCCTATGTCGTATCCAAGGACGATACATTGTCGGCTCAGGACGTGGTCGATTTCGTGGCGTCGCGGGTTTCTGCGTGGAAGGCGCCGACCGGTGGAGTCACCTTCTGTGACGGCATACCACGCACAGCGCATGGGAAAATCGATCGCAAAGCTCTTTCGAATGCGTCGGTGCAGGAGAGATCTGCGCGATACCTCTCTGTCGCATAG
- a CDS encoding Cytochrome P450 monooxygenase gloP → MVSHYQLWSRACNRQTSTRVGSVNAARTARDISTADSSIAPSFWHSPRTIVRHGASHLSRSWTSPFCPVPWTLCNFHLLPTASTTTAHFPRYRRGLSSRWASSDLHHRVGKKTRPWTKVSRATKVQQWLELGNKKYTKQNRSYIMADYFRQYVIVPYSKYRLDWFNDRPGDPTNIDDSLYDAAPFHHTPYVHKRLPKKLPTFVPEAWDEVQDTVDQLCGTDGIKWRAINVYKSSSRVTNALISRMTLGLPFCRNEALRYRLRAFADHVWSCVAIEPLIPGLLKPILGWTILTLPAKWHYLFTRSQLLPRIHSRLSEVAAAKQDTEKLAQLPDDYLTWHIRHATAQNDPKALEPEFMSLTLLSLELSAGANTHHALANLLFDIFSSPPDQDVVQILRAELQEMYINKYNGTWSQKCLRELYRMDSAIKESLRFSTITAHGTWRKVRAREGLLDPETGDVFPCGTTLGWDIWSRHHDTDIYEEPMEYDALRFYRMREQMLRDGGDALQLKKLSMTVAGSDLYLVFSTGRHACPGRFLVSCMFKMVLAYILLHYDVEHPEKRATSLWCGGLILPSLRGEIKVKRLLD, encoded by the exons ATGGTGTCTCACTACCAGTTGTGGTCTCGAGCCTGCAATAGGCAAACATCTACAAGAGTGGGATCTGTGAACGCCGCCAGAACCGCGAGAGATATAAGTACGGCTGACAGTTCCATTGCACCGAGTTTTTGGCACAGCCCACGCACAATTGTTAGGCATGGAGCTTCTCATCTTTCTCGATCATGGACCAGTCCGTTCTGCCCTGTCCCTTGGACTCTTTGCAATTTTCATCTTCTTCCTACTGCCTCTACGACTACTGCACACTTTCCAAGGTATCGACGAGGACTATCCTCCAGATGGGCGAGCTCTGACTTGCATCATAGGGTAGGGAAAAAGACACGCCCGTGGACAAAGGTCAGCCGCGCGACTAAGGTTCAGCAATGGCTTGAACTCGGCAACAAGAAG TATACCAAACAAAACCGAAGCTACATCATGGCCGATTACTTCAGACAGTATGTCATTGTACCCTACAGCAAGTATCGTCTGGACTGGTTCAACGATCGGCCCGGAGATCCTACCAACATCGACGATAGTCTGTACGATGCCGCG CCATTCCATCACACCCCCTACGTTCACAAACGTCTGCCGAAGAAGTTGCCCACCTTCGTTCCCGAGGCGTGGGATGAAGTCCAGGATACTGTCGACCAGCTTTGCGGCACGGATGGCATCAAGTGGAGGGCGATCAACGTGTATAAGAGCTCATCCAGAGTTACGAACGCGCTGATCAGCCGTATGACACTAGGTCTACCATTCTGCAGGAACGAGGCATTGCGATATCGTCTCCGCGCCTTTGCAGATCACGTCTGGTCCTGTGTCGCGATTGAGCCCCTGATTCCAGGACTTCTCAAGCCGATTCTTGGATGGACAATCCTGACACTTCCGGCGAAATGGCATTACCTGTTCACCCGTAGCCAATTGCTTCCTCGCATTCACAGCCGACTCTCAGAGGTGGCCGCAGCGAAGCAAGATACTGAAAAGCTGGCCCAGCTGCCTGACGACTACCTGACCTGGCACATTCGACATGCCACCGCCCAGAACGACCCGAAGGCTCTCGAACCCGAGTTCATGTCACTGACATTACTTTCTCTGGAACTATCCGCCGGTGCCAATACCCACCACGCCCTAGCAAATCTCCTCTTCGACATCTTTAGTTCACCTCCTGACCAGGACGTCGTGCAAATCCTCCGAGCCGAGCTACAGGAGATGTACATCAACAAGTACAACGGGACATGGTCGCAAAAGTGTCTCAGGGAGCTATATCGCATGGACTCCGCCATCAAAGAGAGTCTCCGCTTCTCCACCATCACTGCGCATGGAACATGGCGGAAGGTGAGAGCTCGGGAGGGACTACTGGATCCCGAGACGGGGGATGTATTTCCGTGCGGGACTACTCTGGGCTGGGACATCTGGAGCCGCCATCATGATACTGATATTTATGAGGAACCGATGGAGTACGATGCATTGAGATTTTACCGGATGCGCGAACAGATGTTGAGGGACGGCGGGGATGCACTTCAGCTTAAGAAGCTTAGTATGACTGTCGCGGGCAGTGATTTGTACCTCGTATTCAGCACGGGGAGACATGCTTG TCCCGGTCGGTTCTTGGTCAGCTGCATGTTCAAGATGGTCTTAGCGTACATTTTACTACACTACGATGTCGAGCATCCGGAGAAACGAGCTACAAGCCTGTGGTGCGGAGGGTTGATCTTACCGTCGCTGAGGGGTGAGATCAAAGTGAAGCGACTTCTTGATTGA
- a CDS encoding putative NADH dehydrogenase — translation MLTQDNGVTKHIYPDDREHIVIIGTGWAGYNVSQNLSDKKFNITVISPEDTSPYTPLLASAACGLFDFSLAEEPIRHKSKNITYYKGIVEAVDFDKKFSRCLSTCDIDGVTEKRHFNVAYDKLVLAPGCVTNTFHTPGADEHAFFVKNVNDAKRVQFRLKQLLELASLPDTTEEKQRELLHIIVVGGGPTGVEISAEMSDLFNDDMSRLYPHLNGKMTITIHDAAPFILGAFENALREHAISSFSKRGVTVKPDSKIKKVEADSITTEADGRIGCGMVLWTAGNKQCPLVDALDVCKTDKLPRILTDQHLHVLRPSGSYEQDKTPLPDVYALGDAADIKKYFLPTTAEVAVQKAEYLASVLNRGADGRRVFEYKQKALVAYIGGHDGVVAGRPDWNGARAWTAWRSKNLLWTRSWRRKTMIMIYWALDWMGGKEIARL, via the exons ATGTTAACACAGGACAACGGCGTCACGAAGCACATCTACCCAGACGATAGGGAGCATATCGTGATCATTGGCACTGGATGGGCAGGATACAACGTCTCACAGAATCTGAGCGACAAGAAGTTCAACATCACTGTCATCTCGCCCGAGGACACGAGCCCGTACACCCCTCTTCTG GCAAGCGCCGCTTGTGGACTGTTCGACTTCTCCCTCGCAGAAGAGCCAATACGACATAAGAGCAAGAACATCACATACTACAAGGGCATTGTTGAGGCCGTCGACTTCGACAAGAAGTTCAGCAGATGTCTCTCGACTTGCGATATTGATGGCGTGACGGAGAAGAGGCACTTCAACGTAGCATATGACAAGCTAGTGTTGGCACCAGG ATGTGTTACCAACACCTTCCACACCCCGGGAGCAGACGAGCATGCATTCTTCGTCAAGAACGTCAATGACGCCAAACGCGTCCAATTCCGCCTCAAGCAACTGCTCGAACTCGCCTCTCTCCCAGACACCACCGAAGAGAAACAGCGCGAGCTGCTGCACATAATCGTCGTGGGCGGCGGACCCACGGGCGTCGAGATCTCCGCCGAAATGTCAGACCTCTTCAACGATGACATGTCTAGACTCTACCCTCACCTCAATGGGAAGATGACTATCACGATCCACGATGCCGCCCCTTTCATCCTCGGCGCCTTCGAAAACGCTCTCCGCGAACACGCCATTTCGTCTTTCTCGAAACGCGGCGTGACCGTCAAACCAGATTCCAAGATCAAAAAGGTCGAAGCCGACAGCATCACAACCGAAGCTGACGGCCGCATAGGCTGTGGTATGGTCCTCTGGACCGCAGGTAACAAACAATGTCCCCTGGTCGACGCCCTCGACGTCTGCAAAACAGACAAACTTCCCCGCATCCTCACCGATCAGCACCTCCACGTCTTGCGTCCCTCAGGTTCCTACGAACAGGACAAGACCCCCCTCCCGGATGTCTACGCTCTTGGCGACGCTGCCGATATCAAGAAATACTTTCTTCCTACTACTGCCGAGGTTGCGGTGCAAAAAGCGGAGTACCTTGCGAGCGTGTTGAATCGAGGGGCGGATGGGAGGAGGGTCTTTGAATACAAGCAGAAGGCGCTGGTGGCGTATATTGGGGGTCATGATGGTGTTGTGGCAGGGAGGCCGGATTGGAATGGAGCGAGGGCGTGGACGGCTTGGAGGAGTAAGAATTTGCTTTGGACAAGGAGTTGGAGGAGGAAGACGATGATTATGATTTATTGGGCGTTGGATTGGATGGGTGGGAAGGAGATTGCGAGGCTATGA